TCGTGAGCTTTTTTCTCAACGCAAAGAGGTCAAGAAGCTTCTGTTGGGAGGGAATTTATGGACAAGTGGATTTTATGCCAATACAGTAGGACAATATGCCAGTGAAGAAGCCCTTCGAAATTATGTCAAAAATCAAGGGTAAGAATACAACAAGGTGCATTCTGGTTAACTTCGGTTTGATTTTGAATGTTGAGACAGTTATGGATACCCCGTTGCTTGCAGGGGGGGGTAGTTCATTCCAGACCAATTCCCGGTTGAAATGAGTGATAAAATTGCTTCCAAATGCCCCTAAAAACAACCGACCTAGTTTTTCTATTCCAACTGCGTGATATGCTTGATACAAATGACCCACTTGTGGCTTTGGTAGAGACGATCGACTGGCATTCTTTCGATAAAACATTTGTCGTGTATTACAGTGTTGACGGTAGACCGGCAAAGTCTATCCGTCTGATGGTCGAACTACTTCTGCTTAAACAGATAGAGAATCTCTGTGATGAGAGTGTTGTACTGCAATGGAAACGAAATCCCTACTACCGGTACTTCTGTGGTATGAGTGAATACATTTCAGCCCTTCCGTGTGACAGTACCGAACTGGTCAAGTTTCGATAGCGTATCGGTAAAGAGGGAGTAGAAAAGATCTTTGCCATGAGTGTAGCTCTTCATGGGAAAGCAGCCCAGGAAAAACAGGTCATTATCGATACCACCGTACAAGAGAAGAATATTACCTATTCTACAGATGGGTAGCGTAAAAATATGATAAATAATCTGCCCCTTTGGGGTAGGTTATTTATAGTTGAATCACTCTAAAAAGTGTTCCTACTACGAAAAAACTAAAATACTCTATCAGAAAATAACCTCAACTTAAAAAAAGGGGGGGGGAGAAGCCAAAAAAATTAACCAAGTTAAAATTTCAGAGTTAAAGCGGGAAACTGGGCTGCTATTTCATAAGATTTTCTAAATAATCAGTGATCAATTTCTTCTTCATTTCAATACTGATCCCACGATGAATTTTAAGTAACATTTTCATAGGAGTAAAGAGTCCTCCATCCAAAGCATTGGTCGTATTGTGTATCTTGAGCTCAGGGTAATATCTGTAAGTAAAAAGATACTGGAAATTAGTACGTAGACTTCTGTAGGCAGAACGTAATCTCTT
The window above is part of the Sulfurovum riftiae genome. Proteins encoded here:
- a CDS encoding IS5 family transposase, with translation MLDTNDPLVALVETIDWHSFDKTFVVYYSVDGRPAKSIRLMVELLLLKQIENLCDESVVLQWKRNPYYRYFCGMSEYISALPCDSTELVKFR